From a region of the Pogona vitticeps strain Pit_001003342236 chromosome 7, PviZW2.1, whole genome shotgun sequence genome:
- the FSTL3 gene encoding follistatin-related protein 3 → MTVLWLMLLSLGGYAGGDPFPGGICWLQQGREPKCTVIVRTGVTWEECCANGNTEMAWSNASHPDNKISFLRVLGLVTCHPCKETCEGVDCGPGKECKMKYGRPHCTCAPDCSHLPRKLQVCGSDGFTYRDECELLTAKCRGHPDLEVMYQGRCKKSCSAVVCPGTHTCVVDQTGSAHCVMCRAAPCPDPTSIDHTICGNNNVTYPSTCHLRRATCFLGRSIGVRHYGSCAVPSKFSLGTDDAEENSI, encoded by the exons ATGACGGTCCTCTGGCTCATGTTGCTGAGCTTGGGTGGCTACGCTGGAGGCGATCCTTTTCCAG ggggCATCTGCTGGCTACAGCAGGGACGGGAACCCAAGTGCACCGTGATCGTCCGGACCGGCGTTACATGGGAGGAGTGCTGCGCCAACGGCAACACGGAAATGGCCTGGTCAAACGCCTCGCACCCGGACAACAAGATCAGCTTTCTCAGGGTCCTGGGCCTGGTGACGTGCCACCCGTGCAAAG aGACATGTGAAGGCGTAGACTGTGGGCCGGGGAAGGAGTGTAAGATGAAATACGGGCGCCCTCACTGTACCTGCGCCCCGGACTGCTCTCACTTGCCCCGGAAGCTTCAGGTGTGCGGTTCGGATGGCTTCACCTACAGAGACGAGTGCGAGTTACTCACGGCCAAGTGCCGAGGCCACCCGGACCTGGAAGTGATGTATCAAGGCCGCTGCAAAA AGTCTTGTTCGGCCGTCGTCTGTCCCGGAACCCATACCTGTGTGGTGGACCAGACGGGGAGCGCCCACTGCGTGATGTGCAGGGCCGCCCCTTGCCCGGATCCTACCAGCATAGACCACACCATCTGCGGGAACAACAACGTCACGTACCCTTCCACCTGTCATCTACGTCGAGCCACCTGTTTCTTGGGGCGATCCATCGGAGTCCGGCATTACGGAAGCTGTGCAG TCCCAAGCAAGTTCTCCCTGGGCACAGATGATGCAGAAGAAAACTCCATCTAA
- the PRSS57 gene encoding serine protease 57: MEGDFWVLLMRRPVALLVMLQAGLWFATGTSGSRVIGGWEAKPHSRPFMASIQLNGEHFCGGFLVRKRWVMTAAHCDIPRRTPSVLVVLGAHSLKMPEASQQIFGVAESLAHPQYDPKTVQNDIRLLKLNGSAVLNPSVHRIRLPPTNSDLTPGDTCQVIGWGDVSNFGTAPTALMEVNVTVIERSVCNASWTGHVYSCMLCAAYPGRRLRGFCSGDSGGPLVRGTRVHGIVSFNSKRCGNPRYPDVYTRISRYITWVRYVVQMF, encoded by the exons ATGGAGGGAGACTTTTGGGTGCTCCTCATGAGGAGGCCGGTGGCACTCCTGGTCATGCTTCAAGCAG GTCTTTGGTTTGCCACCGGCACTTCGGGGAGCCGAGTTATAGGGGGCTGGGAAGCGAAGCCCCATTCCCGGCCTTTTATGGCCTCCATCCAACTGAACGGGGAACATTTCTGCGGCGGGTTTTTGGTGCGGAAGAGGTGGGTGATGACCGCGGCCCACTGCGACATACCCCG GCGGACGCCCTCCGTTCTCGTGGTGCTGGGCGCCCACTCCCTCAAGATGCCCGAGGCGTCGCAGCAAATCTTTGGCGTCGCGGAATCGCTCGCGCATCCGCAGTATGACCCGAAGACCGTGCAAAACGACATCCGCTTGCTCAAG CTGAACGGATCCGCCGTCTTGAACCCGAGCGTCCATCGGATCCGGCTCCCTCCAACCAACAGCGACCTGACCCCAGGCGACACATGCCAAGTGATCGGCTGGGGAGACGTTTCAAATTTCGGGACCGCCCCGACCGCACTGATGGAAGTCAACGTGACCGTGATCGAGAGGAGTGTCTGCAATGCCTCCTGGACCGGCCATGTGTACAGCTGCATGCTCTGCGCTGCCTACCCAGGTCGCCGTTTGCGGGGTTTCTGCTCG gGGGACTCGGGGGGACCCCTCGTGCGGGGAACACGAGTTCACGGCATCGTCTCCTTCAACAGCAAGAGGTGCGGGAACCCCAGGTACCCCGACGTCTACACCCGGATCTCCCGATATATCACCTGGGTCCGCTATGTTGTGCAGATGTTTTGA